The DNA segment TGCAAACCCGGCGCACTGCGTCGGGTTTTTTTGTTGGGCGGGAAGTTGGAAAGGGCGACAGGCGTAGGCCAGGTTCCACCTGGCGGTGGTTCTTGGCAGGCGGACGTTGGGCTTGCGAGACGAGGGGACTGGACGCCTCGCTTTGTTCCAAAGCATCGGCGTGGTTGCCAGGTGGGACCTGGCCTACAGGAGCATTGGCATGATTGCCAGGTGGAACCTGGCCTACGTTGGCTGGTTGCTGTCGTCGAGCGGCGTGAGGCTGGACTGAGAAGCGATGATGCCCGGCGTTGGCGGGTGGCACGACGGAACAGTTGAGGGCAACGGTTCTACTCTGATGGCGGTGATCGTCGGGGCGTCCGCCTGGATGGAGCGTGCTTCGAGTTCGATTGCAAAAGTGAATTGACAATTTGAAATTGCAAAATCGGCGTTCCTAGGCCAGGTTCCACCTGGCGGTGGTTCTTGGCAGGCGGAGGTTGGGCTTGCGAGATGAGGTGACTGACGCCTCGCTTTGTTCCAAAGCATCGGCGTGGTTGCCAGGTGGGACCTGGCCTACAGGAGCATTGGCATGATTGCCAGGTGGAACCTGGCCTACGGTTGTGCGATCAGCGGTTGGCCGGCTGTCAGGCGGTGGCCGCGTTTGAAGTCCAGGCCGGACATTTCTTTTTTGCCGGCCGGTTGAAGTCGCTCGACGATGACTTGGCCGTCGCCGCATCCGATGGCCAGCCCATCGTGCTCCATCACCCGGCCCACGTTGGCGGGGTCAGCGGCGAACGTTTCCGTGCGGACTTCGCGAATCGCGACGCGGAGCGGTGGTTTGTTTTCGTTCACGGTCGCATGGGTGAAGGCCACCGGCCACGGCTGCATGCCTCGCACCAGGCAATCGATTTGGCGGGCCGTCGCGGACCAGTCGATCTGGGCTTCGGCCTTGGACAATCGCGGTGCCTTGGAAATCTTGGTGGGGTCCTGCGGTTGGCCAAGGGGGCCGTGAGTTTCGAGGGACTCGATTGTTCGCAACAGGCCGATGGCTTCCAGCGTGGCATCGACACCAATGGCTGACAGGCGAGTTTCCAGTTCACCGGATGTCTCGTCGTCGCGAATGGGTGTGGTGCGAGAGGATACGATTGGTCCGCCATCGAGTCGCGGGGTCATGTGGATCACCGACACGCCGGTTTCGCGATCGCCAGACAAGAGGGCTCGTTGAACCGGCGCGGCGCCTCGGTAGGCGGGCAGCAGCGAGCCATGCAAGTTGATGCCGCCCAGGCGTGCGGCTTGCAGTGCATCGGGTTTCAGGATTTGGCCGTAGTCGCAAACGACGAGCAGATCCGCGTCCATGGCGACCAGGCTGGCCACGGTTTCGGGATCGTTGATGCTGGCGGGAGCATCGACGGGAAGGTTGTGTGATTCCGCCCATTCCCGGACCGGTTGCGGTGGCGGGCCACCGCGGCTTTTGATGGGCGGCAGCGGCCGCACGAATACGCGGGCGATTTCGTCGCCGGTGGAATCCAGTTGTTGGCAGATTGCCTCAAAGGATGGCACCGCAAAGGGGCCGGTCCCCATCAGCGCATAACGCAGGGAATCAGTCATGGGAGGAGGTCCCGCCGGTGTACATGGCTTCCCATTCGGCTCGTTGCCGAGCCAGTGTTGCTGCATCGGCGATCGACCCGGTGCCCTGCTTGGACTCGTAATCGGTTTTGAATTCTTCGAGTTGGTCTTCGAGGTCGCGGAGGCCTTCTTCGCCGATGCGGTCAAAGAACATGATGCCGTCGAGGTGGTCGACTTCGTGTTGGACCACGCGTGCCATGAAACCATCGAGGACTTGGTTGATCTCGTTGCCTTGAAGGTCAAATCCACGCAACCGCACGGTTTTGGGGCGTTTGACTTGGCCGTAAATGCCCGGCACGCTGAGGCAGCCTTCTTGGGCGGTGTCGTTGCCTTTGTGGCGGTCGATCTCGGGGTTGAGGATCACCCAGGACTCGCCCTCGTCGCGTTTTCCCGTGGGGTTGGCGACGAACATGCGGATGGGCAAGTCAACTTGGTTGGCCGCCAGGCCGACGCCGTCGAACTCGTACATCAGGTCGAGCATCTCTTCGGCCATCGACTTCAGCTTGGCATCCACCCGCATGATGGGGCGGCTGGTGTGTCGGAGTGTCGGATGCGGAAAATGGATGATCGACAACGGCATGATGAAGTTGGGAAAAAGACGAAACGGCGGATGAGTTCAATCAATCCCGCAGCTTATCAAACTTCCGGCGGATCATCACGCTCCCAACAAGCCGCGGCGTGCGATCGGTCTGGCAGTCCGGGCCGATCGGTTCGGCAGCGGTCCACGGCGATCGGGCAGCGGTCGGCGAACGAGCAACCGGGGTAGAACTTGTCCGGCGAGGGGACTTCGCCTTGCAGCACGATTCGCCGTCGTTCGGCCGCGAGGACTGGGTCGGGGACTGGGACGGCGGACAGCAGGGCTTCGGTGTAGGGGTGTTTGGGGTCGGCGTAGAGTTCTTCTGCTGTGCCGAGTTCCGCGATTCGGCCGAGGTACATCACTCCGACTCGAGTCGCGATGTGGCGGACGACGGCCAAGTCGTGAGCGATGAACAGGTACGCCACACCGAGTCGCTGCTGCAGGTCCATCATCAGGTTGATGATCTGTGCTTGGATCGAAACATCGAGTGCGGACACGGGTTCGTCACAGAGGATCAGGTCCGGTTGGACCGCGAGGGCGCGAGCGATGCCGATGCGTTGCCGTTGGCCGCCACTGAATTCGTGGGGGTAGCGATTCAGGAATCGAGGGTTGAGGCCCACCAATTCCATCAGTCGCAGCACTTCGAGTTGGCGGTCTTTTCCGGAGGCGAGTTTGTGAACCGTCAGCGGTTCGCCGATGATGCCACCGACGGTCATCCGAGGGTTGAGGCTGGCAAAGGGATCTTGGAAAACCATTTGCACGCGGCGTCGGTACGGCAGCATCTCTTTGTCGGACAGTCCCGCAATCGATTTGCCGTCAACCAGGACGTCGCCTGAGGTCGGGTGAACCAGGTTGATGATCGCGCGAGCGGTGGTCGATTTTCCGCAGCCGGATTCCCCGACCAACCCCAGTGTTTCGCCTTTGGCAATGTCAAAGGACACGCCATCGACGGCGCGGATCAGGCCTTGCTCGGGATTGAACAGGGACCCACGTCGAAAGGGGAAGTGAACCTTCAGGTCGCGGACTTGCAGCAGCGGTGGGTCCGCGGTGGCGTTGCCTGATCCTTGGGTGGCTTCGTGTGGGGCGTTGACTGCGCTCATGAGGGCATCTCCACATGGCAAGCCGCGAGGTGAGGTTGCACGACGGGCAGGTTCGCACCGCCGGCAGGTTCTGTTTTCAACGCCAGCGTGGGTTCTTCACGCTCGCAAACCGGTTGCACGAAGCTGCACCTCGGCGAGAACGCGCAGCCGACGATGGGTTCGGACATGTCCGGCGGGCCACCGGGAATCGCCAGCAGTTTCTCGTGGCGATCGGTGTCAAACCGTGGCAGCGAACCGAGCAAGCCAAGTGTGTACGGGTGTTGGGGGGACGCGAAGAGGTCGTTCACGTTGGCTTTTTCAACAATGCGTCCGGCGTACATCACCATCACGCGGTCAGCGACACCGGCCACCACGCCCAGGTCGTGCGTGATCAAGACAATCGCTGTGCCCTTGCGTTCTTGCAGGTCAGCGAGCAGATCCATGATCTGGGCTTGGATGGTCACGTCCAGTGCGGTGGTGGGCTCATCTGCAATCAGCAGTTCCGGTTCGCAGGACAACGCCATTGCGATCATCACGCGTTGTCGCATCCCACCACTGAATTGGTGCGGGTAGTCGCGGAGGCGTTTTTCGGGTGACGTGATCCCAACCATTCCCAACATGTCCACCGCGCGTGCGGCAGCTTCTTTCTTTGTGAGTCCCAAGTGCAACCGAGTCATCTCGGTCATTTGCTGCTCGATGGTCATCAGTGGGTTCAACGCCGTCATCGGATCTTGAAAGATCATCGAGACATGCCGGCCGCGGACGCTTTGCAGTTCTCGATCGGTCATCTTCAGGAGGTCGCGACCTTGAAACAGCGCCGTTCCGGAATCGATTTGTCCCGGCGGTTGTGGGATCAGTCCCATCATCGCCAAGTTGGTGACGCTTTTTCCGCTGCCTGACTCTCCCACGATGCCGACAGTCTCCCCTGCTCGAACATCAAAAGATATCCCGCGGACGGCTTGGACCTGCCCCTCATCTGTTTTGAAGCTGACCTTGAGATCGGCAACCTGGAGGAGTGGTTGGTCGTCCCCGCGAGGGGCGTCGATTGCGTCCGCTGTGGCGGGCATGGAGGAAGCGGTGGGCGATCCGGGAGCTGGGTTCATCGGTTTTTCATCTTTGGATCCAACGCGTCACGCAAACCGTCGCCTAAGAAGTTCAAAGCGAACAGGGTCATGGCCAGAGCCGCGCCTGGGAAAATCACCACCCACCAAAAAAGTTTGACGCTGGAAAGGGCTTCCACGCCGTCGTTGAGCAACAATCCCCAGGACACATCGGGCGGGGCAACGCCCAAACCCAGGAACGAGAGGAAAGCTTCGAACAGCATCACGGCGGGGATGGTCAAGGTCAGGTAAACGATGACGATGCCAAGCACGTTGGGCACCAGGTGTCGAAACACGATTCGCATCGACGAGGCACCAATTGTGCGAGCCGACTCAATGAACTGTTCTTGACGAAGGGACAGCACTTGGCCGCGAACGACGCGTGACATCGTCAGCCAATAGATCGCACCGATGATGATGTAGAAGATCATGATTTGGTCGATGCCGTAGCTTTCCAGCCACGCTTTCACGCTCTCCTCGCCCAAGAACGTGACCAGGTAGATCACCACAAAAATGAACGGGATCGAATACAGCATGTCGACGATCCGCATCATCGCTGCGTCCACCCAGCCACCGAAGTAGCCTGCGATCGCGCCGTAGCTGACGCCGATCACCAAACTGACCAACGTCGCCACCACACCCACGACCAGTGAAACGCGAGCGCCCCAGAAAACTCGAGCGAGCAGGTCGCGTCCGAGTTTGTCGGTTCCAAAAATGGATGGCACCGCGTAGTCACCAAAGATCGCGACGCGAAGCTGCACCATCTTGAAGGAGATGCTGCCGAGTTGATTCCAGAGTTGGTTGAAGGGATGTTCGACTCGAATTCGGTCTTGGATCGACTCAAGCTGTTTGGCTTGTTCGGCCGGGTGGGTGGTTGCCAATGCCGCCGCAGATTCTTCGGCGATGTTGGCTTCGAAGAGTGCCAGTTGGCTGGTCAGTTTTCTGTCGGCGAACTTCAACCCTTCCCGCGATCCCATCGTGACCGATTCGAACGAGGGTGGGAGGAAGCGGCGGTTGTTGAGGTCTTTGTCGAGCGGGCTTTGCAGCGGCAGCATCGGCGTCAGGAACGCGACCAACCCCAAACCGATCAAGAAGACCAGCGAGGTCATGGCAGGGCGGTTGCGACGCAATCGACGCCAAGCATCTTTCCAAAGCGAGACACCGCGAATCTTGCGGGATTCCTCCAGCAACTTCGCGAGCGCTTCTTCGTTCTTGCCTGAATCGGGAAGGTTCATTCCAGTTCGACTCGCGGGTCAATGACAGCGTAGGCCAAGTCAACGATGGTGTTCATCACAAACAGCAGCACGGTGTAGGTCAGCACCATGCCGGTCGCCAGCGTCGTGTCACGCTGAGTCGCGGCATAGATGAAGTGGCTGCCCATCCCGGGCAAGGCAAAGATTTTTTCCAGCACCAGCGATCCGGTCAGGACGCCCGCCGTGGCTGGACCGAGGTAGCTGACCACGGGAAGCAACGCGCCGGGAAGCACGTGTTTGATGATCACGGTGCGTTTGGGCAGTCCTTTGGCGAACGCGGTGCGAACATGTTCGCGGGTGAGCGATTCCAGCATCCCGGCTCGGGTCAGGCGGGCGATGTAGGCGGCAACGGGCAGTCCCAGACAAATCGCCGGCAGGGTGACTTGTCGAAGGGTTCCCCAGCCTGCGGCCGGGAACAGAGGGATCAAGAACACGAACAGCAAAATCGCGATCGATGCCAACACAAAGTTGGGAATGGCGATGCCGAGCACCGCGGTTGCCATCATCGCCACGTCGGCGACGGTGCCGCGATAAACGGCCGAGATGACTCCGGCGGAAACACCCAGGATGATCGCGAAAACCAAGGCGAAGATGGCCAGCGAGGCGGAGACGGGGAAGCCTTCCGCGATGACTTGGTTGACGCTGTAATCCTCCAGCTTGATCGACCAACTGAGGTCGCCGCGGCTGAGGATGCCCCACATGTAGTCCCAGTACTGCTGCAGTGGCGGTGCATCCAGGTTGTACCGGGCACGCATCTGTTGCTCGATCGCGGGAGGCATCGCGCGCTCGGCACTGAAGGGGCTGCCGGGGGCCGCACGCATCAGCACAAACGAAACGGTGTAAACCGCCCACAGTGTGATGGCCATCCAGCCGAGGCGTCGGACCAGGAATCCGAGCAAGTCTTTCATGGCTTGGGTTCCAATCGAATCGTTTGAAACGGGTGCGTGTCTTGTGGTGTCGGGAACAAACCCTTGACGTGGGGTTTGATGATGTTCAGTCCGACGTAGTAATAGATTGGAATCGCAGGCAACTCATCGGCCCAGATCGTTTCGGCTTCCGCCAACAGTTCCATGCGTTTGACTTTGTCGGATTCGGACGCCGCGGCGGCCACCAGTTCGTCGTAGCGTGGGTTGTTCCAAGCGGTGTTGTTCTGCGGGCTCTTGCTGAGGAACAGGTCCAAGAACGTGTTGGGATCGGGGTAGTCGCCGTTCCAGGCGGCTCGCGAAATGTCGTACTTCTGTTGCTGGCGTTTGTCGAGGAAACTGCCCCATTCCATGTTCTGCAGGTCAGCTTTGACGTTCAGGTTGTTTTGCCATTGCTGTTGGATGACTTCCGCGATCGCCCGGTGGCTTTCGCTGGTGTTGTACAGAATCGTGAACTTGGGGAAGCCGCGTCCGCCGGGGTAACCTGCTTCGACCAGCAGTTGCTTGGCTTCTTCGAGCGATCCTCGATTGCCTTTGACGTGCGTGTAACCGGCAATCCCAGGCGGTACCAAGGCAAAGGCAGGCTGTTGGCCAGCCTTGGTGACTTCACGCACGATCTGTTCGCGATTGATCGCCATCGAAAGCGCTTTGCGGACTCGCACGTCATCCAGTGGCGGGCGTTTGGTGTTGAGTTCGTAGTAGTACACCGACAAGTACGGCGCGCCGTGGTAATCGTCGCGTTGCTTGAGTTCTTCGATCAGGGTGACGGGCGGGTCGGTGACCCAGTCCAGTTCGCCGGTCTCGTACATGTTGAGCGCTGTGTTTTGGCTCTCGATGGAAAGGGCATCGATCGTTTCAATCCCCACGGTGTCGGCGTCGTACCATCGCTCGTCTTTGACCAAGCGGACTCGGTCGCGCAGTTTTCGAAGGCCGACTTTATAAGGGCCGCAGGTGACGATGTTCTCGGGCCGCGTCCACATCGGTTTGCCATGCTCTTCAATGCAGTGGCGAGGGACTGGGAACAGAGGGTAGTACGCGGTCAGGTACGGGAAGTACGGGAGGGGGTCGCGAAGATGGACGATCAGCGTGAATGGGTCGGGAGCTTCGACGCCACCGAGTTGATCGAAGGCGACCAGGACGGCATGGGCTCGCTGGGTGTTGTCCTTCGCCAAGGGCGTCTGCAGGTTTTTGGTGTAGGTGACCGTTTCGGTGACCTCGTCCCAGAGGATTTCATCGCCGTCTCGTTTCGCCAGATCAACGGTGTACAGCCATTCGGATTGCCAATCGGCAGTGGCCTTGGACTTTTCTTCTTTGGAGGCGTCTTCCGGAACGTTGGGCTGGGGCGGTTTGTCGAGCGCCTTCAGGGTGCCGTGAACGATGGTCCCACGGGGGAAGGTTTGGGGGGCTGGATCGCCGTCGATCGATTCACCCGGGCGGTCCCACAGTTCGACTTCGACCTTGTCGCCGGGTTGGACTTCGCCGGTCGCGTAGGCTTCGGCGTGCTGGACGCCGAACAGTTGGAAGTTGTATTCGCAGGCGGTTTCCGGATGCAGCATCCGTGTCCACGACCAGACAAAGTCAGCCGATGTGATCGGGACCCCGTCGCTCCAGGTGGCATCGTCCCGCAAGTGGAACGTGTAGGTCATGTTGTCCGGCGAGACTTCGTAAGACGAAGCGATGCCCGCCTGAGGAGTCATGGGTTGGACGCCGGTTTCTGGATCGGGGTCGCCCTCGGGCAACTCTTCCAGCAAACCGGTGAAGATGTTGAACAGAATCCGGCTTTCGGGTTGGCCGGTCGCTCGGTGTGGATCAAGCGTTTTGGGGTCGGTGCCGTTTTGAAAGCTGAAGTCAGCCGGCGGCATCGCATCAAATCGAGACGCCCAGATCAGGGACACCATCACCACGATGGCAGCCACAACCAAAAACGCTCGACGAAGTTCCAAAGGCATGGCGGAAAATCAGGAGGGAGGGAAACAGGGCGTCAGCATCATGTTTCATCTTCAATGCATTGGACAGACTGTGGCTAGTCTATCGCAAGACAGACGCCACTGCGTTGCACAACCATTCCATCCGCGATTCATTCATGCCAGCGACGTTGATTCTGCCACTGCCGACCAAATAGACGCCATGTTCGCTACGCAATTGGTCGACTTGCATCGGTGACAAACCGCTGAATGAGAACATGCCTTTCTGATTCAGCAAGAACGAGAAGTCTTGGTCGACTCCCGTCGCGGCCATGCCATCGACAAATTGTTTTCGCAGCGAAGCGATTCGGGTTCGCATCTCGGCGAGCTCTTCGTGCCACATCTGAGTCAGCCCTTGGTCGGCCAACACGGTGGCCACGATCGCACCGCCGTGGCGGGGTGGGTTGCTGTAGTTGGCTCGGACGACTCGCTTGAGTTGGCTGAGAGCTGCCTTGGTCGTGTCAGCGGACCCGGACACCAGGCAAGCGGTTCCGACACGTTCGCTGTACAGGCCAAAGTTCTTGCTGAATGACGAGCACACGATGGCTTCGTCGACATGCCGCAGCACGGTGCGAACGCCCGCCGCGTCTTCGTTCAGGCCAGTGCCGAAGCCTTGGTAGGCGAAGTCCAGCAGCGGGGTCAGGTTCTTTTCCGCGACGACGCTGGCGATTTGTTCCCATTGTTCCGGTGTCGGGTCGACTCCGGTTGGGTTGTGGCAACAAGCGTGCAGCAGGACCGCGTCGCCGGCCTTGGTTTTGTTCTTCAGGTCTTCGATCAAGGCGTCGAAGTCCAGCGTCTTTTTGTCCGAACCCAGGTAAGAATAGGTTTCCACGGGCAAGCCGGCAGCGGCCATGATCGCGTTGTGGTTGGCCCAGGTTGGCGTCGGCAAGAAAATCCGCAACGGTCCGCACTGAGTGGCCAGGAATTCCGCCGCCACGCGGAGGGCACCCGTGCCGCCCGGTGTCTGCACGGCAGCCACGCGTTCGGGGGCGATTTGATCGGCGAAAATCAATTGACGGGCGGCTTCGCGGTAATCCGGCAGGCCATCGATGGAGAGGTAGCCCTTGGTCGATTCGGTTTCAATGAGCCGTTTTTCGGCCTCTTTCACGCAGCGAAGCACGGGCGTGGTGCCCGAAGCGTCTTGGTACACGCCCACGGAAAGATTCATTTTGGTTTCGCGTTCATCGGCTTTGAACGCTTCAGTCAGTCCCAAAATGGCGTCGGGAGCAGCAACAGAAATGGAATCGAATCGGTGCACGGGGAAACCGAAATCTGAGTGGAGGGGAGGGAGTCGACGTCACATTGGGTCGACGGAGCCACGAGAATAACTACCCAGCCGGATTTCGCCTACACGCGGGAAAGTGCTCAGCCCGGAGTCCCAGGGTGGGGAGCACGTTCTCCGCTCTCTGCAGATTGGCCCTCGGCACTCTATGCTACCGCCATGCTTGTCACTCCTGAATTGGATCAAGCCAACCGTCGCTGGGCGGTTGGCATCTCGGTCGCCTTCGCCCTGCTGGTCGTTGGCGTCGCGTTCGTTCGCCCCTGGGCTCTCGCTGCGTTGCCGTTGGCGTGGGCCCTGCATTGGTGGTTCCGCCGGCGAACGGTGCGTCGATTGAAAGTCATGGCCTCGCCCTTCCCGGACGTTTGGGAAGCCGCGCTGCAAACGCATGTCGTGTACTACCGCATGCTCGACGAGGATCAACGCGAGGGTTTCCGCAATCGCATGAAGGTCTTTTTGGACGAGGTCGCCATCACGGGAATCCGCACCGACGTCGATGAAACGACGCGAGCCCTGGTGGGTGCCAGCGCGGTGATCCCGATCATGGGGCTGGACGACTTCGAGTACTCGGGATTGGGCGAAGTGCTGATCTACCCCGGGTCCTTTGGTGCGGATTATCAGACCGAAGGTGACAGCGACAAAAACACGTTGGGGATGATCGGCGTGAATCACCTGAGCGGGGTGATGATTTTGTCCAAGCCTTCTTTGCTGGCTGGATTCTCAAACCCGGGTGACAAACGCAACGTTGGCATTCACGAGTTCGCTCACTTGGTCGACAAAGCGGACGGCGAAGTCGATGGGATTCCCGCGTCGGCTTCGTCGGAAGTCACCGAGCCGTGGGTGAAGTGGGTGGGGGAAGAGTTGCAATCCGAGGGAACGCGTTCAGGGATCGACGATTACGCGTACACCAACGAGGCGGAGTACTTCGCTGTGCTGTCAGAGTACTTCTTTGAGAAACCAGCCCAGTTGCAAGCCAAGAACCCAAAGCTCTACGCGATGCTTCGCAAAATGTACCACCAGGATCCCAAGCGTCTGTTTCGCGGTCGTCGCAAACGTCGCGGGAAAGTCCACCGCAACGACCCGTGCCCTTGCGGCAGCGGAGACAAGTTCAAGCACTGCTGCCGCCGCAAGACCATGCAAGGCTTGCCACGCCCTCGGGGCACTCAAAAAGAGTAGAACATTTGTCCTCAAATGTTTGCGTGTCTGATGAGTGTCGTCGAGCAGCGTGAAGCGAACGGTTTGGAGCTGAATCGGGTGCGACGAGGCTTGGTGGTGGAGGCCTGCTCGACGGAACAGTTGAGACAACTGTTCTACTCTGATCTGGTGCTCCCTTTGGTCCGACATGGATGCCAGGCCATTGCTCACATCGCGTCGTCTGAAATCGGTTCGCGGCCGCGAGGTGTCATCAGCGATTGCCAAACACGGTGGTCGATCGTTTCCGAAATGAATCGGGTGCCGCCGTCAGCCATGGCTGCGTTGACTCCTTCGATATGTGCCGACGACGGGCGAGCCAAGTCGGCGGCGTTGGTGGAATTCATCTGCATCGTTTCAGTGAGCGCACGTTCCCCGTTGATCCGGTGAATCTCGCGGGGTTGCTTGTTGTTGCTCCAGTCCACCCCGTGCCAAACCATCGTGTTGGTGAACCGGCTGAGTGTGGGGTAAAGCACTTCGTCGGGATGGTTCTCGAAGGTCAGATCCTCATCGTTGACGAATCCCGATCGATGCCAGGAAAGCGCATGAAGCGATTCGGAGAAAAGGACCGTGTTGCCCGCTCCATCGCGAATGTCATCCAATTGAATTGGTTTCGCGATCGGAACGCGGGCCTCTGCGTCGGATCGTTCCAAGCGAGCGGAAACCTGGTTCCCAAGGGCTCCGAATTGTTTGCTCATCGATTCAGCGAACGTGACGGTTTTGGTTGTGCCGTCGGGATGAAAGATGGCGTGTTGGCCCGAGATCATGTCGTTCGGTGGGAAGAAGACACCCGCGTTGGCGACGTAACTGTTGCGTCCGTCGTCTTCACTTTGGGTGGGATCCGTTGGGCACTGCATGATCGCCAGGTTGGGTGCCGCCAGCGGGTGAAAGCCTTGCCCGCTGAATCCGGTGGTGGAACCTTCGGCCTGAGTGAGGATCGGGAAGCGGTCCTCAGTCCAGTGTTCGTAGGTTGGTTGAGCGTCCAGCCAAGGCAGCAGGGCGACTGCCCAGGTTCCGATCTTGCGGTGAGGGGAGAGGTTTTGCGAGTTCGCTTCGGGGGAATCGGCG comes from the Rhodopirellula islandica genome and includes:
- a CDS encoding DUF1559 domain-containing protein, with amino-acid sequence MHLRRCSQFPELRGATMTGNRSGLTLLEVAVVLICIVIVMALLLPAINGPHSGRRNQCSTQIKNLSLAAIQYSAAKDQLPGWAMEFGHFGWDPETETVLSSLVDPSADSPEANSQNLSPHRKIGTWAVALLPWLDAQPTYEHWTEDRFPILTQAEGSTTGFSGQGFHPLAAPNLAIMQCPTDPTQSEDDGRNSYVANAGVFFPPNDMISGQHAIFHPDGTTKTVTFAESMSKQFGALGNQVSARLERSDAEARVPIAKPIQLDDIRDGAGNTVLFSESLHALSWHRSGFVNDEDLTFENHPDEVLYPTLSRFTNTMVWHGVDWSNNKQPREIHRINGERALTETMQMNSTNAADLARPSSAHIEGVNAAMADGGTRFISETIDHRVWQSLMTPRGREPISDDAM